AGGGTTCCCGTGCCGGAGCAGGATCCACACGTTAGGATAAGGAACTTCAACGAGGTGGCACTGGGCTACAGCCTCGAGCAGGCCCTTGAGGAGGCCTCCCGCTGCCTTCAGTGCCACGTGAAGGTGGCCCCATGCATCAAGAACTGCCCCGTCCTCGTCAACGTCCCCGGGTTCATAAGGAAGATGCTCGAGGGCGACATGAAGGGGGCCCTGGAGGTGATAATGGAGACGAACTCGCTCCCCGGGATAACAGGGAGGGTCTGCCCCCAGGAGGAGCAGTGCGAGATGAACTGCATAATGGGCAAGCTCGGCGACAAGATAAACATAGGCAAGCTTGAGAGGTTCGTGGCGGACTATGCCAGGGAGCACGGCATAAGGCCGGAGGTCAGAATAGCACCCCCGACCGGGAAGAGGGTCGCTGTTGTCGGCTCCGGTCCGGCGGGTCTGACAGCAGCCGCTGACCTGAGGAAGATGGGGCATGAGGTGGTGATATTCGAGGCCCTTCACGAGCCCGGTGGGGTGCTAGTTTACGGGATCCCGGAGTTCAGGCTGCCCAAGGAGATAGTTAGGTACGAGGTGGAGTTCCTTAAGAGCATAGGTGTGAAGATATACACGGATGTGGTCATAGGGAAGACCCTGTCCCTCTACGACCTGCTCGAGGAGTTCGATGCGGTCTTCCTGGGGACCGGGGCCGGAACGCCAAACTTCCTCAACGTCCCCGGGGTCAACTGCCTGGGCATATACTCAGCCAACGAGTTCCTCACGAGGATAAACCTGATGAAGGCCTACCTCTTCCCGGATTACGACACGCCGGTGAAGAGGGGGAGGAGGCTGGCCGTGATAGGGGGAGGAAACACCGCGATGGACGCCGCCAGGAGCGGGCTGAGGATAGGATATGAGGAGGTCTACATACTCTACAGGAGGACCAGGGAGTTCATGACAGCGAGAATAGAGGAGATAGCGCACGCGGAAGAGGAGGGAGTTAAGTTCATGTTCCTGGTTAACCCAGTAGCCTTCAAGTGCGATGAGAATGGTTGGGTCAGGGCCGTGACCCTAATAAGGAACGAGCTAGGGGAGCCCGACGAGACGGGGAGGAGGAGGCCAATCCCGATTCCGGGAAGCGAGTTTGACCTCGAGGTGGACGCTGTGGTAATA
This window of the Candidatus Korarchaeota archaeon NZ13-K genome carries:
- the gltA gene encoding NADPH-dependent glutamate synthase; protein product: MSGEFKRREVKKVRVPVPEQDPHVRIRNFNEVALGYSLEQALEEASRCLQCHVKVAPCIKNCPVLVNVPGFIRKMLEGDMKGALEVIMETNSLPGITGRVCPQEEQCEMNCIMGKLGDKINIGKLERFVADYAREHGIRPEVRIAPPTGKRVAVVGSGPAGLTAAADLRKMGHEVVIFEALHEPGGVLVYGIPEFRLPKEIVRYEVEFLKSIGVKIYTDVVIGKTLSLYDLLEEFDAVFLGTGAGTPNFLNVPGVNCLGIYSANEFLTRINLMKAYLFPDYDTPVKRGRRLAVIGGGNTAMDAARSGLRIGYEEVYILYRRTREFMTARIEEIAHAEEEGVKFMFLVNPVAFKCDENGWVRAVTLIRNELGEPDETGRRRPIPIPGSEFDLEVDAVVIAIGQRPNRILYQEVPELEVTRQGTIVVDDKYRTTLRGVFAGGDAIRGEATVVLAMGDGKKAALAIDEYLRTGEWPERIVPMKIAAD